Sequence from the Salvelinus alpinus chromosome 27, SLU_Salpinus.1, whole genome shotgun sequence genome:
GCTTAGGGTTCAAAAcatctcaaacagcctaattcatactcttcAGAGGAATAATGGACTTTACTGTGTCATGCTATTAAAATAATGAATATGTACAGTTTATAGACTGTATGTATTTTTAAATGTAGGCCTATTGTAAATGTGTATTATTGTAGCGTCACCATCTTTATTGCAAAactaaatacaaatacacacaacTTTAAGCTACACAGTCATTTGACAGGGGTAATGAACTGCCCATTGATCAGCACACCAATTGATAAAACAGGACCATGTTTGCAAAACAAGTGTTTCTGAGCTTATGTCAACATTACACAGATAAGCTAATGGTTCCAGAAATCAGGAATGGAGACAGGCTTTATAGACCTCAATATATGAGCgactgtgtccaacacaccaCCACCTGTTATGTTGGGCATCTACTGACCCCAAAGAATATgttatgaaatatatatattttctcaaTGACATCTATTGCTAAGGTTTAAGGAAATACAGGCAGGCACCACCttactacaagacaaaaccactCGCTCAATCAAGAATGGTGGCCTTGTAAACATAAGAGCAAAGCTTGCTTTCATATCATTTAAAAAAGCTTGAAAAGGTAGTGGCATGGGATCCAATACTTTAACAAATCACATTGTTGTGGGAGCACCTCCTCTACgagtatgaattaggctgtttgagaaggtttgaaccCTAGCAACTGCATACACATTGTTTGAAatacaatagaccaacatagctactgtagtaggtcaaagctgtgtgctggaaagccttggtagagcatggttggagtaggcattgtggtgctcgtGAATTTATTTACTTCAGACCAATACATCTCacgtaaaacatatatttttgtttttatttttcattacaTATTCCCTACAATATCCAAAGCTTATTTCCCCCACAATGTATTAATTGTTTCAAGCTACAGTATGTATGTTTGGGTTTAGAAGAGGCAATAGGATGTTGTATGTGGTAATAGGCCAAACCCCTCATTAAGTCCTAAATGTCACAtttaaaagttaatattctgttaactcacacccaaataatgttgttgactcatacTATAttcgtatttgtggccaaagcatacatttgagagaaaaaacaacaactcaaaactATCTCAAAAAGACCATTTCAAAATTGCTTGCCATTTCGTCAtagaacatgatgtcatgttggctcattggctgagctggccaatcagtggtCTACTGATTggccatatatatttttttatttttaatgacgggtatacgcccacaccattctgttattGGGGTATTCCCACACTGTCACATAGAGTCCCTCTCCGGCGCTggaggtcaccaggctgctcgttattacgcgcacctgtcaccatcgttacgcgcaacAGTGCCTCATcaaactcacctggactccatcacctgcctgattaccttccctatatatatcGCTCCCTTTGGTTCTCTTCCtaggtgttattgtttctgttccattgtttcatgtctgtacgctactcttgtttattgttattgtactatgttcatttatttattaagtacactccctgaacttgcttccctaCTCCCAGCGTACATGTTACACACACCATTCAAaccacagaaaagctgctttttaacatactaaatttaaaaaaattggaaGGAAAACTATTCCACTCAGATAGTACTTAATTATAGGTCACATTTCATAGActtctggaaacactggacagttactttaaagtcTAGTGTTAGTTGATCAGAGGAAGAGGTAACTAGGAGCAGTTTGCACATTGGCTTGCTCCTGGTTTTTAACTTGATCCTCTTTTACTCCGTTCATTATGTGCCTGTTTAACTTGCTCTATTTATTATAATGAAAAACTAACTTTTCATGAAATCTTCTGCCTTTTCAAGAAGAAGATTTAGTGTGAGAAGCCCTCGGTCCGCTTCTTCACAATGCAATGTTTTCGACTATGTCCTGAATCTCTAGTGGGATTTAGCTGCTTATTTATTTGATCTGTGGTGACTCGCCTACTCAGGCATGGGAGGTGCTTAACCAACAAGTCTGAACTGAGTGCTATGCTGTCTGCGTGCTGGGGGGAATTACTTCCAGACTGAAATGCAGTCCTTCAGTTTCACCAAGTCTGCATACAGATTAGGACCTTGCTTGACTACCATCAAACAGACCTGCTTTTCATGTAAAGTAAGGAAATCTTAGGAGCTGAGTACTTTGGAGGACTGTTTTTCCTTCTCATTAAGGATTTGGACAGAGTCTGACTGTACAGAGGAAAGCTTTCGATAATGAAAACTATGGAGAACGGCCATCCGAGTGATAACTGCACAGCAGAGAATCTACCACTGTACACATTTTACGCCTCTGTGATGATCATGGAATTCACCCTGGCTCTGCCGCTCAACCTCTCAGTGCTTTATCTATTCATCTTCAAGCTGAAGTTCTGGAAATCTAAAACCAACAACATTTTCCTGTTCAATCTCGTCTTGGCTGACGTTCTTCTGATTATATGTTTGCCAGTAAAGGCGTATCATTTTCTTAACGGGAATCGTCGGAGTACAGAGGGAGTGACCTGCAAAGCCATGCTCTTCATGCTGTTTCTGAACCGAGGAGCCAGTATCGCCTTCCTGACTGTGATTTCACTTGATCGCTACTTCAATGTGGTTCATCCTGGGAAAAAGAACTTTGCCAAGGCTTTAAAAAAGTCTCCTCATATCTCTTTCCTCATCTGGCTACTGCTGCTCCCCCTGACTATCCCCACCATGCTGAAGTCCTTTGAGTGCTGTAATAGTTATGGGCGTGAAGATGACACTCTAGTCGAGGATGTCACTGACACTCTGAGAGAGGTTG
This genomic interval carries:
- the LOC139556294 gene encoding 12-(S)-hydroxy-5,8,10,14-eicosatetraenoic acid receptor-like codes for the protein MKTMENGHPSDNCTAENLPLYTFYASVMIMEFTLALPLNLSVLYLFIFKLKFWKSKTNNIFLFNLVLADVLLIICLPVKAYHFLNGNRRSTEGVTCKAMLFMLFLNRGASIAFLTVISLDRYFNVVHPGKKNFAKALKKSPHISFLIWLLLLPLTIPTMLKSFECCNSYGREDDTLVEDVTDTLREVVFFTQILIPFFVLVYCTVRIVNRLKKKTVGDSTKLRRAVFLVTSVMLVFSFCFLPCTIARMVLLIVRVENLPKAEAIVVQVFDGLMVLSYMDCVVDPIVYCLSSTKFKSLYLTTYCRCLLSENAEIAESTISIGNNSSPKRNNNILLHSR